A stretch of the Nematostella vectensis chromosome 1, jaNemVect1.1, whole genome shotgun sequence genome encodes the following:
- the LOC116621199 gene encoding supervillin isoform X1, translated as MAEQPSTAAVAETIAPGSQQTDTAHEGKQDEPHKTPSKPQKGDKPVPVITDIEKRAIRERRPSDPIVVPDEHGTPIYGKESSQKAREEERKKAGYGKYASGLRRGDAHSEIQKRKEKYAAALEGVKFDQDELDAIDVGDNLGEPDIKFTAPVNRIKQQYLSSASEEGKVVLPTEERPTPHSLQPQWPPPRDEAGGELKPQVVVFEGKEEVPRRDGVDAGHVEPVNKLKSHWANLPEKYRDKPIGVNKPHVNIVGDKKWITHFKPTIDEGEAPQEPQWLANLRHRRWMSTVKARFPEDEQERIAFEQRSTTPRKLKKQNPYSVMRSKSDLGADSDFEFAMRRQRKRADSIEEGGQYITKSSSSFMKSASSFRSEADSTDAGGLNKVPVLGPIKEYLKNLSLERARSTMLKWAFSADVVDEPSRFELPKPIDLLIMDEMEREQEWKYEQARQRFLASSSAVSALSGVSAGPDDMSIQSSSQVSFALDQEDAPDGQHKPPVEETLGFIPKLSEIQERLKDEVTKKPVPKTAAIEEEASIIPKFEEVKDKYLTPREQPPPDASKKPLFETEGIDAFEHIDKIKEQFPKPEEPKELTMPMATVKDAKDFKRMMEDRKKQTDETAVESPDVKTASEADQPVEPKQPADKSAKEEPKDAKAEDSKESLKSKPFQLSKAGQPKATQAKQAKDQQKSLSFGDTKAVDTGSSSNLKSFADHRRKLRPARKHAPTSNPLKARQNREDLRTETDILISKSQRNYVKADTEELVLPATKAVKKHSVVRRNTDPILASEAIQALSAKENLAKASAMLRKTAKNTEGISTEIKEFGGFLPVMLMQIKGYRHLQTRLVEPSVKSLNSGDAFVLVTPKSVYVWIGRSANIMKKARAAEVSTIVVKQRDLGTNAKKSHYIEQDQESAATGVTSFWKHLGGRGAIADAKDFPSDEEYEKGVHATNIVYRVDYTHDPPELKRRDDLSWRVLSEKFMDPDHAYVLDFGTEVYLWLGRNCTRAARLKGMPLAQKVFDEKFKFKSKINPIDPKCAAKDLEEREVKRPPWALLGRMTARSETVLFREKFIDWPDHNIDYSKDFVKKPLSGSFTQLASNKKGKPEDPQSDSADQADRPASIFDLKSYDVRLMLESPPEPCLVLEGFDVGRGTGSVNEEGWRFQVDTIDVKTWHVKEYSYTPLPDEDRGHFHSAEGYVVRWKYCVKRVGVRNLKGKASRQEDVGRDKVAYFFWQGHDSTVNEKGAAALMTVEIDSEKGPQVLVSQGKEPPCFPRLFNGRMVVHLGKRDPPEDEEDEEDTCIFIVRNEDPAESYLLQVKTSIYALRSRTSFVIVDLIELLLYVWHGAKSSTQTRKSALDAGSGLMTWFNEKFPEDPLELKEFDEGDETELFWDALRGDRSHESLINDSRKHEYTLRAFRFTSSMGQFEAHEVLCPSRSSTYVTPYPILQSQLYSAQQPALFLIDAHHELYMWQGWWPHEPGNDGQVSTTGSAQTRLNNDRRLAMETIKSYAQALKRDLSKAYIVFAGLEPKAFKALFPFWENRKDVSEINIEAGRKKIEVLKLEEELARLSRDNYTLKELQQKPLPEGVDPTRLEMYLDNAEFQKAFSMSKKDFDHLAAWKKLNLKKKVNLY; from the exons ATGGCCGAACAACCATCTACGGCTGCTGTGGCCGAGACCATAGCACCAGGTTCACAACAAACGGACACGGCTCACGAGGGTAAACAAGATGAGCCGCACAAAACGCCAAGCAAGCCCCAGAAAGGGGACAAGCCTGTACCAGTCATCACAGACATCGAGAAGAGAGCCATACGCGAGCGAAGGCCCAGTGATCCAATAGTCGTGCCGGACGAGCATGGAACGCCGATTTATGGCAAGGAAAGTTCTCAAAAAGCCCGAGAggaagagagaaagaaagcGGGATATGGGAAGTACGCTAGCGGGCTACGTAGGGGTGATGCTCACTCGGAGATCCagaaaagaaaggaaaaatatGCGGCGGCTTTAGAGGGAGTGAAGTTTGATCAAGACGAGTTGGATGCGATTGACGTGGGTGACAATCTAGGTGAACCCGATATTAAATTTACAGCGCCTGTTAATAGAATCAAACAGCAGTATCTCTCCTCTGCGAGTGAGGAAGGTAAAGTTGTTCTACCCACAGAGGAGAGACCTACACCGCACTCTCTGCAGCCCCAATGGCCGCCCCCAAGAGACGAGGCTGGGGGTGAACTCAAGCCTCAAGTGGTCGTATTTGAGGGAAAGGAAGAAGTCCCTCGTCGCGATGGAGTTGACGCCGGTCACGTAGAACCTGTAAACAAGCTGAAATCGCATTGGGCCAACCTCCCCGAAAAGTACAGGGATAAACCGATTGGAGTCAATAAGCCGCATGTAAATATCGTCGGAGATAAAAAATGGATCACGCATTTCAAACCCACCATTGACGAAGGCGAGGcaccacaggaaccccaatgGCTGGCCAACCTCCGACATCGGCGCTGGATGTCGACTGTGAAAGCGCGCTTCCCAGAAGACGAGCAAGAGCGAATTGCATTCGAACAGCGCTCGACAACGCCGCGTAAATTAAAGAAGCAGAATCCTTATAGTGTAATGCGCTCCAAATCCGATCTCGGCGCGGATAGTGATTTTGAGTTTGCGATGCGTAGGCAGCGAAAGCGCGCCGATAGTATTGAAGAAGGCGGGCAATATATTACCAAGTCTTCATCTAGTTTTATGAAATCCGCGTCTTCGTTCCGCAGCGAGGCCGATAGTACCGACGCCGGAGGTTTGAATAAGGTTCCGGTGCTAGGGCCGATCAAAGAGTACCTTAAGAACTTATCCCTGGAGCGAGCCCGTAGCACTATGCTCAAGTGGGCTTTTTCAGCAGATGTAGTCGACGAGCCTTCCAGATTCGAATTACCCAAACCCATTGATCTCCTGATCATGGATGAGATGGAGAGGGAGCAGGAGTGGAAGTACGAGCAGGCACGGCAACGCTTTCTAGCGTCAAGCTCGGCGGTATCCGCTCTCTCTGGGGTGTCTGCCGGGCCTGATGACATGTCTATTCAATCCTCTTCACAGGTATCTTTTGCACTTGACCAAGAAGACGCCCCTGATGGACAGCACAAGCCACCGGTCGAAGAGACCCTCGGGTTTATCCCCAAACTCTCAGAAATCCAGGAGAGACTGAAGGACGAAGTGACCAAGAAGCCGGTGCCCAAGACCGCCGCCATCGAGGAGGAAGCTTCGATCATTCCAAAGTTCGAGGAGGTCAAGGACAAGTACCTAACACCGCGGGAGCAGCCTCCACCGGATGCGTCCAAGAAACCCCTGTTCGAAACGGAGGGCATTGATGCATTCGAGCACATAGATAAAATCAAGGAACAATTTCCCAAGCCCGAGGAGCCAAAAGAACTAACGATGCCAATGGCGACCGTGAAGGACGCTAAAGACTTCAAGAGGATGATGGAGGACAGGAAGAAGCAGACAGACGAGACTGCAGTGGAGTCTCCCGACGTAAAGACAGCATCTGAGGCAGATCAGCCTGTTGAGCCCAAGCAACCGGCGGACAAGTCTGCCAAAGAGGAACCCAAAGATGCGAAAGCGGAAGATTCAAAAGAATCCCTGAAATCCAAGCCATTCCAGCTGTCAAAGGCCGGACAACCAAAGGCTACTCAAGCCAAGCAAGCTAAAGACCAGCAGAAATCACTTTCATTCGGCGACACCAAGGCCGTGGACACGGGGTCCAGTTCAAA CCTCAAATCGTTCGCGGATCATCGGCGTAAGCTACGTCCTGCACGTAAACACGCGCCTACCAGTAATCCTCTAAAGGCGCGGCAGAACAGAGAGGACCTTCGCACAGAGACGGAT ATCTTGATATCCAAAAGCCAGCGCAACTATGTCAAAGCGGATACCGAGGAACTCGTCCTACCGGCTACCAAGGCTGTTAAGAAGCACTCGGTCGTTAGGAGAA ATACTGATCCGATCCTGGCCAGTGAAGCCATTCAAGCACTGTCCGCCAAGGAGAATCTGGCGAAAGCAAGTGCGATGCTCAGAAAGACAGCGAAAAACACGGAGGGGATCAGCACAGAAATAAAGGAATTCGGCGGCTTCCTTCCGGTCATGCTGATGCAGATCAAAG GCTACAGGCACTTGCAGACTCGCCTTGTGGAGCCATCAGTCAAGTCACTCAACTCGGGTGATGCCTTCGTTTTGGTCACGCCCAAGAGCGTGTATGTGTGGATAGGGCGGTCTGCGAACATCATGAAAAAAGCAAGG GCCGCCGAGGTGTCTACTATTGTGGTAAAACAAAGAGACCTTGGTACGAATGCCAAGAAATCGCACTACATCGAGCAAGACCAAGAAAGTGCAGCTACAGGCGTGACTTCCTTCTGGAAGCACCTTGGGGGCAGAGGCGCTATCGCAG ACGCCAAGGATTTTCCAAGTGATGAAGAGTACGAGAAAGGCGTCCACGCGACCAATATCGTGTACCGCGTGGACTACACGCACGATCCGCCCGAGCTCAAGCGGCGAGACGACCTGTCTTGGCGGGTGCTCAGTGAGAAGTTCATGGACCCCGACCAT GCGTACGTCCTTGACTTTGGGACCGAAGTGTACTTGTGGCTTGGCAGAAATTGCACCCGCGCAGCAAGACTCAAGGGCATGCCGCTGGCGCAAAAGGTCTTTGACGAAAAGTTCAAGTTTAAG AGCAAAATCAACCCGATTGACCCCAAATGCGCGGCTAAAGACTTAGAAGAGCGCGAAGTGAAGCGGCCCCCCTGGGCACTACTCGGACGCATGACCGCGCGGTCAGAGACGGTACTTTTCCGGGAAAAGTTTATCGACTGGCCCGATCACAACATCGACTACAGCAAGGACTTCGTGAAAAAACCCCTGAGCGGCAGCTTTACGCAGCTGGCCTCTAACAAGAAAGGA AAGCCAGAGGATCCTCAGAGTGATTCCGCTGACCAAGCG GATCGACCAGCAAGCATTTTCGACCTGAAGTCGTATGATGTCAGATTGATGCTGGAGTCGCCTCCCGAGCCATGCCTCGTACTGGAAG GATTTGACGTTGGGCGTGGCACAGGTAGCGTGAACGAGGAGGGTTGGAGGTTCCAGGTCGATACAATCGACGTCAAGACTTGGCATGTTAAGGAGTACTCGTACACGCCGCTGCCTGACGAGGACCGCGGGCACTTCCACTCCGCTGAAG GGTACGTCGTCCGGTGGAAATACTGCGTGAAGCGAGTCGGTGTCCGTAATCTAAAAGGCAAGGCCTCTAGGCAGGAGGATGTTGGGCGCGATAAGGTTGCATACTTCTTTTGGCAGGGTCACGACTCTACCGTGAACGAGAAAGGCGCTGCCGCTCTTATGACGGTCGAGATCGACTCTGAAAAAGGACCTCAG GTGCTTGTATCACAAGGAAAAGAGCCGCCATGTTTTCCTCGTCTGTTCAACGGCAGGATGGTAGTCCACCTGGGCAA GCGGGATCCCCCTGAAGACGAAG AAGATGAAGAGGACACTTGTATCTTTATCGTACGTAACGAAGATCCTGCCGAGTCTTATCTGCTCCAGGTCAAGACAAG TATTTATGCGCTGAGATCCCGTACCTCGTTCGTGATCGTGGACCTGATCGAGCTTCTTCTCTATGTTTGGCATGGAGCCAAGTCCAGCACACAAACCAGGAAGAGTGCCTTGGACGCTGGCTCAGGACTCATGACATG GTTCAATGAGAAGTTTCCCGAGGATCCCCTTGAGCTTAAAGAGTTTGATGAGGGTGACGAGACAGAACTGTTCTGGGATGCGCTACGAGGCGATCGTTCTCACGAGTCGCTCATCAATG ACTCGCGGAAACACGAGTACACGTTGCGGGCGTTCCGATTTACAAGCTCAATGGGTCAATTCGAAGCGCACGAAGTCTTGTGCCCAAGCCGATCATCAACGTACGTCACGCCATACCCTATACTACAGTCTCAACTATATTCGGCTCAACAACCAG CCTTGTTTCTGATCGACGCACATCACGAGCTGTACATGTGGCAAGGCTGGTGGCCCCACGAGCCAGGAAATGACGGACAGGTGTCAACCACAGGCTCTGCCCAGACGCGTTTAAACAACGACAGACGCCTCGCCATGGAAACTATAAAATCATACGCACAAG CACTTAAACGCGACCTCTCAAAAGCTTACATAGTGTTCGCAGGCCTGGAACCAAAGGCCTTCAAGGCTTTATTCCCGTTTTGGGAAAACCGCAAAGACGTGTCAGAGATTAATATTGAG GCTGGAAGGAAAAAGATTGAAGTCTTAAAGCTTGAGGAAGAGCTTGCTCGTCTTTCACGTGACAATTACACGCTGAAGGAACTACAGCAGAAGCCTCTGCCGGAAGGAGTTGACCCGACTCGCCTAGAGATGTACCTCGACAACGCCGAGTTCCAG AAAGCGTTTAGCATGTCAAAGAAGGATTTCGACCATCTGGCCGCCTGGAAAAAGCTTAACTTGAAAAAGAAAGTGAACCTGTATTAA
- the LOC116621199 gene encoding supervillin isoform X2, producing MAEQPSTAAVAETIAPGSQQTDTAHEGKQDEPHKTPSKPQKGDKPVPVITDIEKRAIRERRPSDPIVVPDEHGTPIYGKESSQKAREEERKKAGYGKYASGLRRGDAHSEIQKRKEKYAAALEGVKFDQDELDAIDVGDNLGEPDIKFTAPVNRIKQQYLSSASEEGKVVLPTEERPTPHSLQPQWPPPRDEAGGELKPQVVVFEGKEEVPRRDGVDAGHVEPVNKLKSHWANLPEKYRDKPIGVNKPHVNIVGDKKWITHFKPTIDEGEAPQEPQWLANLRHRRWMSTVKARFPEDEQERIAFEQRSTTPRKLKKQNPYSVMRSKSDLGADSDFEFAMRRQRKRADSIEEGGQYITKSSSSFMKSASSFRSEADSTDAGGLNKVPVLGPIKEYLKNLSLERARSTMLKWAFSADVVDEPSRFELPKPIDLLIMDEMEREQEWKYEQARQRFLASSSAVSALSGVSAGPDDMSIQSSSQVSFALDQEDAPDGQHKPPVEETLGFIPKLSEIQERLKDEVTKKPVPKTAAIEEEASIIPKFEEVKDKYLTPREQPPPDASKKPLFETEGIDAFEHIDKIKEQFPKPEEPKELTMPMATVKDAKDFKRMMEDRKKQTDETAVESPDVKTASEADQPVEPKQPADKSAKEEPKDAKAEDSKESLKSKPFQLSKAGQPKATQAKQAKDQQKSLSFGDTKAVDTGSSSNLKSFADHRRKLRPARKHAPTSNPLKARQNREDLRTETDILISKSQRNYVKADTEELVLPATKAVKKHSVVRRNTDPILASEAIQALSAKENLAKASAMLRKTAKNTEGISTEIKEFGGFLPVMLMQIKGYRHLQTRLVEPSVKSLNSGDAFVLVTPKSVYVWIGRSANIMKKARAAEVSTIVVKQRDLGTNAKKSHYIEQDQESAATGVTSFWKHLGGRGAIADAKDFPSDEEYEKGVHATNIVYRVDYTHDPPELKRRDDLSWRVLSEKFMDPDHAYVLDFGTEVYLWLGRNCTRAARLKGMPLAQKVFDEKFKFKSKINPIDPKCAAKDLEEREVKRPPWALLGRMTARSETVLFREKFIDWPDHNIDYSKDFVKKPLSGSFTQLASNKKGPEDPQSDSADQADRPASIFDLKSYDVRLMLESPPEPCLVLEGFDVGRGTGSVNEEGWRFQVDTIDVKTWHVKEYSYTPLPDEDRGHFHSAEGYVVRWKYCVKRVGVRNLKGKASRQEDVGRDKVAYFFWQGHDSTVNEKGAAALMTVEIDSEKGPQVLVSQGKEPPCFPRLFNGRMVVHLGKRDPPEDEEDEEDTCIFIVRNEDPAESYLLQVKTSIYALRSRTSFVIVDLIELLLYVWHGAKSSTQTRKSALDAGSGLMTWFNEKFPEDPLELKEFDEGDETELFWDALRGDRSHESLINDSRKHEYTLRAFRFTSSMGQFEAHEVLCPSRSSTYVTPYPILQSQLYSAQQPALFLIDAHHELYMWQGWWPHEPGNDGQVSTTGSAQTRLNNDRRLAMETIKSYAQALKRDLSKAYIVFAGLEPKAFKALFPFWENRKDVSEINIEAGRKKIEVLKLEEELARLSRDNYTLKELQQKPLPEGVDPTRLEMYLDNAEFQKAFSMSKKDFDHLAAWKKLNLKKKVNLY from the exons ATGGCCGAACAACCATCTACGGCTGCTGTGGCCGAGACCATAGCACCAGGTTCACAACAAACGGACACGGCTCACGAGGGTAAACAAGATGAGCCGCACAAAACGCCAAGCAAGCCCCAGAAAGGGGACAAGCCTGTACCAGTCATCACAGACATCGAGAAGAGAGCCATACGCGAGCGAAGGCCCAGTGATCCAATAGTCGTGCCGGACGAGCATGGAACGCCGATTTATGGCAAGGAAAGTTCTCAAAAAGCCCGAGAggaagagagaaagaaagcGGGATATGGGAAGTACGCTAGCGGGCTACGTAGGGGTGATGCTCACTCGGAGATCCagaaaagaaaggaaaaatatGCGGCGGCTTTAGAGGGAGTGAAGTTTGATCAAGACGAGTTGGATGCGATTGACGTGGGTGACAATCTAGGTGAACCCGATATTAAATTTACAGCGCCTGTTAATAGAATCAAACAGCAGTATCTCTCCTCTGCGAGTGAGGAAGGTAAAGTTGTTCTACCCACAGAGGAGAGACCTACACCGCACTCTCTGCAGCCCCAATGGCCGCCCCCAAGAGACGAGGCTGGGGGTGAACTCAAGCCTCAAGTGGTCGTATTTGAGGGAAAGGAAGAAGTCCCTCGTCGCGATGGAGTTGACGCCGGTCACGTAGAACCTGTAAACAAGCTGAAATCGCATTGGGCCAACCTCCCCGAAAAGTACAGGGATAAACCGATTGGAGTCAATAAGCCGCATGTAAATATCGTCGGAGATAAAAAATGGATCACGCATTTCAAACCCACCATTGACGAAGGCGAGGcaccacaggaaccccaatgGCTGGCCAACCTCCGACATCGGCGCTGGATGTCGACTGTGAAAGCGCGCTTCCCAGAAGACGAGCAAGAGCGAATTGCATTCGAACAGCGCTCGACAACGCCGCGTAAATTAAAGAAGCAGAATCCTTATAGTGTAATGCGCTCCAAATCCGATCTCGGCGCGGATAGTGATTTTGAGTTTGCGATGCGTAGGCAGCGAAAGCGCGCCGATAGTATTGAAGAAGGCGGGCAATATATTACCAAGTCTTCATCTAGTTTTATGAAATCCGCGTCTTCGTTCCGCAGCGAGGCCGATAGTACCGACGCCGGAGGTTTGAATAAGGTTCCGGTGCTAGGGCCGATCAAAGAGTACCTTAAGAACTTATCCCTGGAGCGAGCCCGTAGCACTATGCTCAAGTGGGCTTTTTCAGCAGATGTAGTCGACGAGCCTTCCAGATTCGAATTACCCAAACCCATTGATCTCCTGATCATGGATGAGATGGAGAGGGAGCAGGAGTGGAAGTACGAGCAGGCACGGCAACGCTTTCTAGCGTCAAGCTCGGCGGTATCCGCTCTCTCTGGGGTGTCTGCCGGGCCTGATGACATGTCTATTCAATCCTCTTCACAGGTATCTTTTGCACTTGACCAAGAAGACGCCCCTGATGGACAGCACAAGCCACCGGTCGAAGAGACCCTCGGGTTTATCCCCAAACTCTCAGAAATCCAGGAGAGACTGAAGGACGAAGTGACCAAGAAGCCGGTGCCCAAGACCGCCGCCATCGAGGAGGAAGCTTCGATCATTCCAAAGTTCGAGGAGGTCAAGGACAAGTACCTAACACCGCGGGAGCAGCCTCCACCGGATGCGTCCAAGAAACCCCTGTTCGAAACGGAGGGCATTGATGCATTCGAGCACATAGATAAAATCAAGGAACAATTTCCCAAGCCCGAGGAGCCAAAAGAACTAACGATGCCAATGGCGACCGTGAAGGACGCTAAAGACTTCAAGAGGATGATGGAGGACAGGAAGAAGCAGACAGACGAGACTGCAGTGGAGTCTCCCGACGTAAAGACAGCATCTGAGGCAGATCAGCCTGTTGAGCCCAAGCAACCGGCGGACAAGTCTGCCAAAGAGGAACCCAAAGATGCGAAAGCGGAAGATTCAAAAGAATCCCTGAAATCCAAGCCATTCCAGCTGTCAAAGGCCGGACAACCAAAGGCTACTCAAGCCAAGCAAGCTAAAGACCAGCAGAAATCACTTTCATTCGGCGACACCAAGGCCGTGGACACGGGGTCCAGTTCAAA CCTCAAATCGTTCGCGGATCATCGGCGTAAGCTACGTCCTGCACGTAAACACGCGCCTACCAGTAATCCTCTAAAGGCGCGGCAGAACAGAGAGGACCTTCGCACAGAGACGGAT ATCTTGATATCCAAAAGCCAGCGCAACTATGTCAAAGCGGATACCGAGGAACTCGTCCTACCGGCTACCAAGGCTGTTAAGAAGCACTCGGTCGTTAGGAGAA ATACTGATCCGATCCTGGCCAGTGAAGCCATTCAAGCACTGTCCGCCAAGGAGAATCTGGCGAAAGCAAGTGCGATGCTCAGAAAGACAGCGAAAAACACGGAGGGGATCAGCACAGAAATAAAGGAATTCGGCGGCTTCCTTCCGGTCATGCTGATGCAGATCAAAG GCTACAGGCACTTGCAGACTCGCCTTGTGGAGCCATCAGTCAAGTCACTCAACTCGGGTGATGCCTTCGTTTTGGTCACGCCCAAGAGCGTGTATGTGTGGATAGGGCGGTCTGCGAACATCATGAAAAAAGCAAGG GCCGCCGAGGTGTCTACTATTGTGGTAAAACAAAGAGACCTTGGTACGAATGCCAAGAAATCGCACTACATCGAGCAAGACCAAGAAAGTGCAGCTACAGGCGTGACTTCCTTCTGGAAGCACCTTGGGGGCAGAGGCGCTATCGCAG ACGCCAAGGATTTTCCAAGTGATGAAGAGTACGAGAAAGGCGTCCACGCGACCAATATCGTGTACCGCGTGGACTACACGCACGATCCGCCCGAGCTCAAGCGGCGAGACGACCTGTCTTGGCGGGTGCTCAGTGAGAAGTTCATGGACCCCGACCAT GCGTACGTCCTTGACTTTGGGACCGAAGTGTACTTGTGGCTTGGCAGAAATTGCACCCGCGCAGCAAGACTCAAGGGCATGCCGCTGGCGCAAAAGGTCTTTGACGAAAAGTTCAAGTTTAAG AGCAAAATCAACCCGATTGACCCCAAATGCGCGGCTAAAGACTTAGAAGAGCGCGAAGTGAAGCGGCCCCCCTGGGCACTACTCGGACGCATGACCGCGCGGTCAGAGACGGTACTTTTCCGGGAAAAGTTTATCGACTGGCCCGATCACAACATCGACTACAGCAAGGACTTCGTGAAAAAACCCCTGAGCGGCAGCTTTACGCAGCTGGCCTCTAACAAGAAAGGA CCAGAGGATCCTCAGAGTGATTCCGCTGACCAAGCG GATCGACCAGCAAGCATTTTCGACCTGAAGTCGTATGATGTCAGATTGATGCTGGAGTCGCCTCCCGAGCCATGCCTCGTACTGGAAG GATTTGACGTTGGGCGTGGCACAGGTAGCGTGAACGAGGAGGGTTGGAGGTTCCAGGTCGATACAATCGACGTCAAGACTTGGCATGTTAAGGAGTACTCGTACACGCCGCTGCCTGACGAGGACCGCGGGCACTTCCACTCCGCTGAAG GGTACGTCGTCCGGTGGAAATACTGCGTGAAGCGAGTCGGTGTCCGTAATCTAAAAGGCAAGGCCTCTAGGCAGGAGGATGTTGGGCGCGATAAGGTTGCATACTTCTTTTGGCAGGGTCACGACTCTACCGTGAACGAGAAAGGCGCTGCCGCTCTTATGACGGTCGAGATCGACTCTGAAAAAGGACCTCAG GTGCTTGTATCACAAGGAAAAGAGCCGCCATGTTTTCCTCGTCTGTTCAACGGCAGGATGGTAGTCCACCTGGGCAA GCGGGATCCCCCTGAAGACGAAG AAGATGAAGAGGACACTTGTATCTTTATCGTACGTAACGAAGATCCTGCCGAGTCTTATCTGCTCCAGGTCAAGACAAG TATTTATGCGCTGAGATCCCGTACCTCGTTCGTGATCGTGGACCTGATCGAGCTTCTTCTCTATGTTTGGCATGGAGCCAAGTCCAGCACACAAACCAGGAAGAGTGCCTTGGACGCTGGCTCAGGACTCATGACATG GTTCAATGAGAAGTTTCCCGAGGATCCCCTTGAGCTTAAAGAGTTTGATGAGGGTGACGAGACAGAACTGTTCTGGGATGCGCTACGAGGCGATCGTTCTCACGAGTCGCTCATCAATG ACTCGCGGAAACACGAGTACACGTTGCGGGCGTTCCGATTTACAAGCTCAATGGGTCAATTCGAAGCGCACGAAGTCTTGTGCCCAAGCCGATCATCAACGTACGTCACGCCATACCCTATACTACAGTCTCAACTATATTCGGCTCAACAACCAG CCTTGTTTCTGATCGACGCACATCACGAGCTGTACATGTGGCAAGGCTGGTGGCCCCACGAGCCAGGAAATGACGGACAGGTGTCAACCACAGGCTCTGCCCAGACGCGTTTAAACAACGACAGACGCCTCGCCATGGAAACTATAAAATCATACGCACAAG CACTTAAACGCGACCTCTCAAAAGCTTACATAGTGTTCGCAGGCCTGGAACCAAAGGCCTTCAAGGCTTTATTCCCGTTTTGGGAAAACCGCAAAGACGTGTCAGAGATTAATATTGAG GCTGGAAGGAAAAAGATTGAAGTCTTAAAGCTTGAGGAAGAGCTTGCTCGTCTTTCACGTGACAATTACACGCTGAAGGAACTACAGCAGAAGCCTCTGCCGGAAGGAGTTGACCCGACTCGCCTAGAGATGTACCTCGACAACGCCGAGTTCCAG AAAGCGTTTAGCATGTCAAAGAAGGATTTCGACCATCTGGCCGCCTGGAAAAAGCTTAACTTGAAAAAGAAAGTGAACCTGTATTAA